A segment of the Pseudomonas serboccidentalis genome:
GCCGAGCGCCGCGACCCTGAGCTGATCAGCGGTTCGCGCAAGCGCCGGATCGCCATGGGTTCCGGCACCCAGGTGCAGGACATCGGTCGCTTGATCAAGCAGCACAAGCAGATGCAGAAGATGATGAAGAAATTCTCCGCCAAAGGCGGTATGGCAAAAATGATGCGCGGCATGGGCGGTATGTTGCCCGGCGGCGGCATGCCAAAGATGTGAGGTGTCCCCTCTCGCCCATTCTGCTCACTTATGGCGGCGCCTGATGCCCTCATGCTGCGTTGCTGTTCCTCGCCATAGCGGGCAATGACTCGTTGCGGCGCCTTGCTTGAGGGCATCAGTCACTCGCCAAAAGTGAGCGAAATGGGTGAGACAGGACACAAAGACTTCGCCGGTCGTCGCACCGGCGCAGACCCCGCAAGGACGCGGGATCAACAGCAAACCCGCACTCGGCGGGAGCTGACTGGCCGTTTTCATCGACGGCTCTATATGCAAATCCGCACGGCATGCCATAGGCGCCGGAAAAAGTCATTTGCAAAAGTCCGGATATTCCTTAGAATATGCGGCCTTTCGGGCACCCATGCCCGCTGTGCATTTAGATTTGCAGCACCGACTACAGGAACGATGTTCACATGCTAACAATCCGTCTTGCCCTTGGCGGCTCCAAAAAGCGCCCGTTTTACCACCTGACCGTAACCGACTCGCGTAACCCGCGTGACGGCTCCCACAAAGAACAGGTTGGCTTCTTCAACCCTGTTGCCCGTGGTCAGGAAATCCGTCTGTCCGTGAACCAAGAGCGCGTAGCCTACTGGCTGAGCGTTGGTGCACAGCCTTCTGAGCGTGTTGCTCAGTTGCTGAAGGAATCTGCCAAGGCTGCAGCCTGAGCAGTATGAGCGCGACGCCAGAAAAAGCTGATGACCTGATCGTTGTCGGCAAGATTTTTTCGGTTCACGGCGTTCGCGGCGAGGTGAAGGTCTTTTCCTTTACCGATCCGATTGAAAACCTGTTGGACTACCGCAACTGGACGCTTCGGCGCGAAGGCGTGGTGAAACAGGTCGAGCTGGTCAGCGGCCGATCCACTCAAAAGGATCTGGTTGCCAAGCTCAAAGGCCTCGATGATCGCGATGAAGCCCGTCTTCTGAGCGGTTATGAGATTTGCATCTCGCGAAGCCTTTTGCCCAACCTGACAGGCGACGAGTACTACTGGTACCAGTTGCAGGGTCTGAGC
Coding sequences within it:
- the rimM gene encoding ribosome maturation factor RimM (Essential for efficient processing of 16S rRNA), whose product is MSATPEKADDLIVVGKIFSVHGVRGEVKVFSFTDPIENLLDYRNWTLRREGVVKQVELVSGRSTQKDLVAKLKGLDDRDEARLLSGYEICISRSLLPNLTGDEYYWYQLQGLSVINQDEQLFGKVDHLLETGANDVLVVKPCAGSLDDRERLLPYTEQCVLAIDLDAGVMRVEWDADF
- the rpsP gene encoding 30S ribosomal protein S16, which gives rise to MLTIRLALGGSKKRPFYHLTVTDSRNPRDGSHKEQVGFFNPVARGQEIRLSVNQERVAYWLSVGAQPSERVAQLLKESAKAAA